In Cryptococcus neoformans var. grubii H99 chromosome 9, complete sequence, a genomic segment contains:
- a CDS encoding ATP-dependent bile acid transporter, variant, translated as MSMPSYNASMYVSETETLLPHSPPSPRFFSSSGQYTDNDHDHPVQIDSFLHNVKVCKSALGASLLGTFVMEIWHLSMSVAEVGHWRHSGTQHKAIEATMWADILGTTIICFLSVLYIASLLKPITVLYVFLSPQIQNSSLHRSLCTTTFTFILFLLISHSSPGVTYTVWTHLSSPRLSDPMAEGVYHLRTMGLILALSSVGFMRRGPKMYFPPPRLGTGFGLNTEPEEESTKKNGSDIGGYGEDGDQNHDEDRRKGVVVKLTPAQAIDDPLASAVSAITIERQRLSPKVPEEPKPNVFDYNNSSMINFVLLTYIAPLAIRSAHVASLHQSDLPILEDETRNSGVYETAFASNSASQTKLIGLKRMVGSKTTTSWQLVKTLWVGMGWTVFISFVLETTRNLISFIQIAALHEIIQSFKQSPGEDKSYAYLMFWAMFFGQTVEVLLSAYCCVRENYMLHIPVRMNISSIILAKILRTTDAKALEAHNTIDSNSDNGKERKGTKEKKTSEARGRSQVMNLLTIDTNTVASLATHTWSFTNGITTLIIGASMLYGMLGVSAFVGIACVPFSTPLTWLVAKLIYRCDIEWARARDARTGALKEFLLGIKVIKLNAFEPYFMHRISKLRAHEVKWQRWRFTLGTAFNVLADQLPILSILITFAFHTKIMGRPLDAPTAFVALNIFNRVKDGLQTFPQIIQTFLSCKVSLDRLSRYLSQPEIDDDRSESVSRRIICRDATITWPVGEGIDKGDTVRFKLEGLDLKVPEGRLSLLCGPLGSGKTLLLRAFLGEAKVEKGSVLAPKSLPDATPILLDNEIEATIHWTAEHWLDDSIAYAPQQSFIRHGTLRDNILFGQPMWRERYQEALRQAALLPDLEILEDGDMTEVGENGVTLSGGQKARVNLARCIYSRALTIYLDDILSAVDAHTAQFIYQECLQGSLLRNRTVVLVTHHVRLVLPAASYVISLNAEGRIDQACSPSQIDLNILSEFAPNSPINSEDIKPAAQVEMKQPINVGAFDAKTTRKLYQEEQRAVGRVSGSHYFLIFRAAGGIWYWLILAILYGGHRALTMLRIFWLEHWSANPSPEHLNYNLIVYTAIVNFGILIGAFRWIWLYGINNVGFYSRGNRRVHDLIMARLFSAPLQFFEKTPQGRLLNVFGQDMWRLDCNVADDFGRTIMAALAIITSAAVVFFKEPLVTIIAVAFGIPLFWFSGHLNKLRSDIRRLTATASSPLYSLYNEAIDGIVMIRAFGQDKLMMATMKVLNNRERATYLADWTVYNWVSAFIRILTNVVITATSFALIERNISPSQAGLILNFALTVSGGLFGLMEQYSHLEQTFVAPDTTMSEHESEEGVCPPPEWPQQGRIDVRKLSVRYAPDLPQVLKNVSFTVEPGMHVGLVGATGSGKSTLALSLFRAIEYMQGEIMIDGVNISGLILSELRGRLNMVAQDGMLCSGTLREALDVTGGRSDQEIFDALRKVHLISNEMSQEELVENPFANLETYVAIEGTNFSQGQRQLLCLARALLKQSKILVMDEATSSVDFETDSKITAMIKECFMGTTMLVIAHRLATIMQYDMVLVLDQGQIIESGKPRELIHNNQSVFYGLCMAQGKGEYATLCKIAAITG; from the exons ATGAGCATGCCTTCTTATAACGCATCGATGTATGTATCCGAGACGGAGACGCTCTTACCCCACTCTCCGCCTTCTCcccgctttttctcttcctcaggCCAGTACACCGATAACGATCATGATCATCCCGTCCAAATTGACAGCTTTCTTCACAATGTGAAGGTATGTAAATCGGCTCTTGGGGCATCCCTCTTAGGTACCTTCGTGATGGAAATATGGCACCTGTCTATGTCTGTAGCGGAAGTAGGACATTGGAGACATAGTGGAACTCAACACAAAGCTATAGAAGCTACGATGTGGGCGGACATATTGGGAACAACAATCATT TGCTTCTTATCGGTCCTCTACATTGCATCACTCTTGAAACCCATTACCGTCCTCTAcgttttcctttccccacAAATTCAAAactcctccctccaccGTTCCCTCTGTACTACTActttcaccttcatcctcttcctcctcatttCCCACTCTTCTCCGGGTGTAACTTACACGGTATGGAcccatctctcatctccaaggCTGAGCGACCCAATGGCAGAAGGGGTATATCACCTCCGTACAATGGGGTTGATCTTGGCCCTCTCAAGCGTGGGATTTATGCGTCGGGGTCCAAAGATGTACTTCCCTCCACCGAGATTAGGGACAGGGTTCGGGCTGAATACTGAGcccgaagaggagagtaCGAAGAAGAACGGGAGTGACATTGGCGGATatggggaagatggagatcaAAATCATGATGAGGACAGGAGAAAGGGGGTGGTTGTCAAACTGACACCTGCACAAGCGATCGATGATCCCCTGGCCTCCGCAGTGTCAGCGATTACCATCGAACGCCAACGACTATCCCCAAAAGTTCCTGAAGAGCCAAAGCCTAATGTATTCGATTACAACAACTCTTCCATGATCAACTTTGTCCTCCTTACCTAC ATTGCCCCCCTCGCCATCCGTTCTGCACATGTAGCAAGTCTTCATCAATCCGATCTTCCTATTCTTGAAGACGAGACGAGAAATAGTGGGGTGTATGAGACAGCTTTCGCCTCCAACTCTGCTTCGCAGACGAAGTTAATTGGATTAAAACGGATGGTGGGGTCGAAAACGACCACGAGCTGGCAACTCGTCAAAACTCTTTGGGTAGGGATGGGTTGGACTGTGTTCATCT CATTCGTACTCGAAACTACACGCAATCTCATTAGCTTCATCCAAATCGCCGCTTTACACGAAATCATCCAGTCATTCAAACAATCTCCAGGAGAGGACAAGAGCTATGCGTACTTGATGTTTTGGGCAATGTTCTTCGGCCAGACGGTAGAGGTCTTGTTGTCAGCTTACTGTTG TGTACGAGAGAATTATATGCTCCATATTCCTGTACGAATGAACATCAGCTCTATC ATTCTTGCTAAAATCCTGCGCACAACCGATGCTAAAGCCCTCGAAGCGCACAACACGATCGATTCTAACTCTGATAACGGAAAGGAGCGAAAGGGtacaaaagaaaagaagacaagCGAAGCGAGAGGACGAAGTCAGGTGATGAATCTGCTCACGATTGATACGAACACCGTCGCTTCGCTGGCTACCCATACATGGAGCTTTACCAACGGTATCACTACCT TAATTATCGGAGCCAGTATGTTGTATGGAATGTTGGGTGTCAGTGCCTTTGTGGGTATAGCATGTGTACCGTTCAGTACGCCTTTAACGTGGCTAGTCGCCAAGTTGATATATC GTTGTGATATTGAATGGGCCAGGGCTCGGGATGCCAGGACAGGGGCATTGAAAGAGTTTTTACTAGGCATCAAGGTCATCAAG TTGAATGCCTTTGAACCTTACTTTATGCATAGGATATCGAAGCTACGGGCTCACGAAGTCAA ATGGCAGCGATGGCGCTTCACTCTCGGCACAGCATTCAACGTCCTAGCGGACCAACTCCccattctctccatccttaTCACTTTTGCATTCCATACTAAGATCATGGGGCGACCGCTTGATGCACCTACGGCTTTCGTGGCGCTTAATAT CTTCAATCGTGTCAAAGACGGCCTCCAAACATTCCCCCAGATCATCCAAACATTTCTCTCGTGCAAAGTATCCCTCGATCGTCTATCGCGCTACCTTTCTCAGCCGGAGATTGACGATGATCGCTCGGAAAGCGTTTCAAGGAGAATTATCTGCCGGGATGCCACGATTACTTGGCCTGTAGGGGAAGGTATTGATAAAGGAGATACAGTGAGATTCAAGCTTGAAGGCCTGGACCTGAAGGTCCCGGAAGGAAGGTTGAGTTTACTTTGTGGACCTCTTGGTTCGGGAAAGACTTTGTTG CTCCGAGCCTTCTTAGGTGAGGCGAAGGTCGAAAAGGGGTCCGTCCTTGCACCCAAAAGCCTTCCCGATGCTACTCCTATTCTTCTTGACAATGAGATTGAAGCAACCATTCACTGGACGGCTGAACACTGGCTCGATGACTCCATAGCGTACGCTCCTCAACAGAGTTTCATCCGGCACGGTACTCTTCGCGATAATATTCTCTTTGGGCAGCCGATGTGGAGGGAGAGGTATCAGGAAGCGCTGAGACAGGCTGCACTTTTGCCGGATCTAGAGATcttggaggatggtgaCATGACAGAAGTGGGAGAGAACGGTGTGACGCTC AGTGGTGGCCAGAAAGCAAGGGTCAACCTTGCGCGCTGCATCTACTCCCGCGCTTTAACTATCTACCTTGATGACATTCTCTCAGCTGTTGACGCCCATACCGCCCAGTTCATCTATCAAGAATGTCTGCAAGGTAGTTTGCTCAGGAACCGAACAGTTGTTCTTGTCACCCACCATGTGCGGCTGGTGTTGCCCGCCGCCAGCTACGTCATTTCTCTCAATGCGGAAGGAAGAATCGATCAAGCGtgttctccttctcaaatCGATCTTAACATCTTATCGGAATTTGCCCCAAACTCTCCCATCAATAGTGAAGACATAAAGCCGGCTGCTCAAGTTGAGATGAAGCAACCCATCAACGTCGGCGCCTTCGACGCTAAAACTACGCGCAAATTATaccaagaagagcaaagagCTGTTGGTCGGGTCTCCGGTAGCCACTACTTCCTTATTTTCCGTGCAGCGGGCGGAATATGGTACTGGCTCATTCTTGCCATACTATACGGTGGACATCGGGCTCTTACAATGTTAAGAATTTTTTGGCTCGAACATTGGTCAGCCAACCCTAGCCCTGAACATCTGAACTACAACCTTATTGTTTACACTGCCATCGTCAATTTTGGGATCCTGATAGGCGCTTTCAGGTGGATATGGCTTTATGGGATCAATAACGTTGGGTTCTACTCAAGAGGCAATAGACGTGTACATGATCTCATCATGGCGAGGTTATTCTCTGCCCCGCTTCAATTTTTTGAGAAAACCCCACAAGGGAGGCTGCTGAATGTTTTTGGCCAAGATATGTGGAGGCTTGATTGTAATGTGGCGGACGATTTTGGAA GAACAATCATGGCTG CTCTTGCGATTATAACCTCTGCGGCTGTTGTCTTTTTCAAGGAACCC CTTGTCACCATTATCGCTGTTGCATTTGGAATACCTTTATTCTGGTTCAGCGGACA TCTCAACAAATTGCGATCGGATATACGCCGACTTACAGCTACTGCAAGCTCACCACTTTACTCACTTTACAATGAAGCCATCGATGGTATTGTTATGATTAGAGCATTTGGCCAGGATAAACTCATGATGGCGACAATGAAGGTGCTAAACAATCGGGAGCGGGCAACTTATCTGGCAGACTGGACCG TATACAACTGGGTCTCAGCTTTCATTCGAATTCTCACCAATGTCGTCATCACTGCCacttcctttgccttgaTTGAGAGAAATATTTCCCCTTCGCAAGCTGGTCTCATTTTGAATTTTGCTTTGACAGTTTCAGGTG GTCTTTTTGGTTTGATGGAGCAGTACAGTCACCTTGAACAGACATTT GTTGCTCCAGATACCACTATGTCGGAACATGAGTCTGAAGAGGGAGTATGTCCGCCTCCTGAGTGGCCCCAACAAGGAAGGATAGATGTGAGAAAACTGAGTGTGAGATACGCTCCGGACCTTCCGCAAGTGTTGAAAAACGTCTCCTTCACGGTCGAA CCTGGCATGCATGTCGGTCTGGTAGGAGCTACCGGTTCTGGTAAATCGACTTTGGCTTTGAGTCTGTTCCGCGCTATCGAATATATGCAAGGAGAGATCATGATTGATGGTGTCA ACATCTCGGGTCTCATCCTTTCCGAATTGCGAGGTCGATTGAATATGGTGGCGCAAGATGGGATGCTGTGCTCTGGTACTCTCAGAGAAGCGTTAGATGTTacgggaggaagaa GCGATCAAGAGATATTCGATGCTCTTCGCAAAGTGCATCTAATCTCTAATGAAATGTCACAAGAAGAGTTAGTTGAAAACCCATTTGCGAACCTTGAAACATATGTGGCTATCG AAGGAACAAACTTCAGTCAGGGGCAGCGCCAACTTCTCTGCTTAGCGAGAGCGTTGCTCAAGCAGTCGAAGATCTTGGTTAtggatgaag CGACATCGTCCGTTGATTTTGA GACGGATTCTAAGATCACTGCAATGATCAAGGAATGTTTTATGGGCACTACAATGCTTGTCATCGCTCATCGTCTAGCGACGATTATGCAGTA CGATATGGTACTGGTATTGGATCAGGGTCAAATTATAGAGTCTG GTAAACCTCGAGAGCTCATACATAACAACCAGTCTGTGTTCTACGGCCTCTGTATGGCACAAGGTAAAGGGGAATATGCGACCTTGTGTAAGATAGCTGCGATTACTGGATAG